AGAATTCGCGACCTACATCTTGCCGAACTTGGCCACCAGGTCGACGGTGCGGCTGCTGTAGCCCCACTCGTTGTCATACCAGCTGAGTACCTTCAGCATGTTGCCGCCGATTACTTGCGTGAAGTCCGCGGCAAAGATGGAACTGTGCGGATTGCCGATGATGTCCGACGAGACAATCGGATCTTCCGTGTATTCCAGGATGCCCTTCAGCGAGCTTTCCGCGGCATCTTTCATGGCGGCTTTGACCTCGGCCTCGGTGACGGGCTTGGCCATGATGGCGGTCAAATCGACGACGCTGCCGGTCGAGACCGGCACCCGCATGGCAATGCCCGTCAGCTTGCCCTTGAGCTCGGGAATCACGAGGCCCACGGCGCTCGCCGCACCGGTCGACGTCGGAATAATGTTCTGCGCCGCGGCGCGGGCCCGGTACGGGTCGCTGTGCGGCAAGTCCTGCACGTTCTGATCGTTCGTGTAGGCATGGACTGTGGTCATCAACCCCTTTTCGATGCCCCACTTGTCGTTCAGCACCTTGGCGATGGGCGCGAGGCAGTTCGTCGTGCAGCTGGCGTTCGAAACGCACCTCATGGCCGGCGTCAATTTGTCGTCGTTCACGCCCAACACGCAGGTCAGGTCGGCGCCGTCTTTGGCCGGGGCGCTCAAGATCACCTTCTTCGCGCCGGCCTCGAGGTGCGTGTCGTAGCCCGGCTTCCCGCCCGCCGCGCGGCCGGTGAAGATTCCGGTGCTTTCGATCACGACGTCGATTTTTTCCTTGCCCCAGGGGAGCTTGGCCGGATCGCGCTCGGCGAGGGCGTGAATCCGCTTGCCGTCGACCGTGATCGACGTGTCGTCGTGCTGGACTTTGCCCGGGTAGCGGCGATGCGTGCTGTCGTATTTCAGCAGCGTGGCGAGCATCTTGTTGCTCGTCAGGTCGTTGATCGCCACGACCTCGAAGTCGTTGGGTCGCGACATCATGATGCGAAAGACGAGCCGCCCGATACGACCAAAACCGTTAATTGCCACGCGGATTGCCACAGCGAAATCTCCTTTTCCGAAATACAAACCCACCGGCCGACGGATGAACCTTCGGCAGCGGAACGAGTGCCACAACGGGCAATTTGGCGGGCGTCGATGAAGTATCGAATTATAGGAATTCGGGCGTACCTGTACAACGGGCCGCGTGCGTTGGCATTGCCTAAGGGCTGACGTGCGGGGAACCGGCTCGACGTGCTATGCTTGGGCCGTGAATACGGTTTCGATCTCGCGAGGAGGTGCGTGATGCCTGCCCGCCAACGCGTGGTGATCATTGGTGGCGGGTTTGGGGGCCTGAAGGCTGCGCAGGCCCTGGCGCGCGAGCCGGTCGACGTCACGCTCATCGACCGGCGGAATTTTCATCTCTTCCAGCCGCTCTTGTACCAGGTGGCCACGGGCGGCTTGTCGCCGGCCAACATCGCGGCGCCGCTGCGGGCGATTCTCAAGTCGCGCGACAATACACAAGTGCTGCTCGCCGAAGTGAAGCACATCGACACCGCGCGGC
This window of the Pirellulales bacterium genome carries:
- the gap gene encoding type I glyceraldehyde-3-phosphate dehydrogenase codes for the protein MAIRVAINGFGRIGRLVFRIMMSRPNDFEVVAINDLTSNKMLATLLKYDSTHRRYPGKVQHDDTSITVDGKRIHALAERDPAKLPWGKEKIDVVIESTGIFTGRAAGGKPGYDTHLEAGAKKVILSAPAKDGADLTCVLGVNDDKLTPAMRCVSNASCTTNCLAPIAKVLNDKWGIEKGLMTTVHAYTNDQNVQDLPHSDPYRARAAAQNIIPTSTGAASAVGLVIPELKGKLTGIAMRVPVSTGSVVDLTAIMAKPVTEAEVKAAMKDAAESSLKGILEYTEDPIVSSDIIGNPHSSIFAADFTQVIGGNMLKVLSWYDNEWGYSSRTVDLVAKFGKM